One part of the Humulus lupulus chromosome 9, drHumLupu1.1, whole genome shotgun sequence genome encodes these proteins:
- the LOC133799666 gene encoding uncharacterized protein LOC133799666: MAHHEEIQQRSLNDYLHPTRTPTLSCIIFPPNMPNFEFKPGMIQLLPNFHGLENENPYVHIREFEEVVATFYNQANIADTVRLKFFPFSLKDKAKSWLYSLRPRSIGTWDEMTSSLFFHKYFPNHKTNGLKRQISTFSQKDNETFYQFWERFKELLTLCPHHGYEKWRLVSYFYEGLTIRERQFVEMMCNGEFLQKDPEEALEYLNGLAEKSHTWTGPSATESTNRNRPAGIYQLREEDSLKAQVESLTKQLEAFKTKGGQGLHMIARIETHEPCFVCGGTDHLAKDCLAFSEIRGVYEEQCNALGAYNKSFSHTYNPGWRNHPNFSWRDPNQAQSSGGQWRNEHQSQPSKAHPTPQYNTPPQRSSLENTLHSFMEEQAKINRQMMEEIKDMKSQFSKLTGSLVNSERGKLPSQPQFNTQGQHMTQTSNSNDQNVKEANAITTRSGKALEDPPNSNTTS; encoded by the coding sequence ATGGCTCATCATGAGGAAATTCAGCAGAGAAGTTTGAATGACTATCTCCATCCTACTCGTACTCCTACCCTTTCTTGTATCATCTTTCCACCTAATATGCCCAACTTTGAatttaaacctggcatgattcaactcttgccaaATTTCCatggtttagaaaatgaaaatccttatgtgcatattagggaatttgaggaGGTGGTAGCCACTTTCTATAACCAAGCTAATATCGCAGATACTGTGCGATTGAAGTTTTTTCCCTTCTCTTTGAAGGATAAGGCTAAAAGCTGGTTATACTCTCTGAGACCaaggtctattggaacatgggatGAAATGACATCGTCATTATTCTTCCACAAATACTTCCCTAACCACAAGACCAATGGCTTAAAAAGACAGATTTCTACTTTTTCCCAAAAAGACAATGAAACTTTCTATCAATTCTGGGAAAGGTTTAAGGAACTGTTAACTCTTTGTCCCCACCATGGCTATGAAAAATGGCGCCTAGTCAGCTatttctatgaaggcctcactaTTCGTGAACGTCAGTTTGTAGAAATGATGTGCAATGGTGAATTTCTTCAAAAAGATCCTGAAGAAGCCTTGGAATATCTCAATGGGCTTGCAGAAAAATCTCATacctggactggtccaagtgctactgaaAGCACTAACCGAAATCGACCAGCAGGAATTTACCAATTGAGGGAGGAGGACAGCCTCAAAGCCCAAGTTGAGTCCTTAACAAAGCAACTTGAGGCATTTAAGACAAAAGGTGGGCAAGGACTTCATATGATTGCCCGAATAGAAACACATGAGCCATGTTTTGTGTGTGGAGGAACGGATcatttagctaaggactgcttagcttttAGTGAAATAAGGGGGGTTTATGAAGAGCAATGTAATGCCTTAGGGGCCTATAATAAGTCATTCTCtcatacgtacaaccctggttggagaaaccacccaaatttcagctGGAGAGATCCTAACCAAGCACAATCTTCTGGAGggcaatggagaaatgagcaccAGTCTCAACCATCAAAAGCTCATCCTACTCCTCAATACAATACTCCTCCTCAAAGGAGTTCTCTTGAGAACACCCTTCATTCATTCATGGAGGAGCAAGCCAAAATAAATCgtcaaatgatggaagaaatcaaggacaTGAAAAGTCAATTTTCAAAACTGACTGGATCCTTGGTTAATTCTGAAAGAGGCAAACTTCCTTCTCAGCCTCAATTTAATACACAAGGGCAACATATGACTCAAACCTCCAACTCTAACGATCAAAACGTTAAGGAGGCTAATGCCATCACCACTAGAAGTGGTAAAGCTTTGGAAGATCCACCAAATTCAAATACTACTTCATAA